The Thermococcus sp. 4557 genomic sequence GTGCGGGCAAGATAGGGCGATACGCGGCCTACGCCCTTCAGATTCAGGCCGAGAAGAGTGCAGCGACGGACGTTGATGCATTCTGGGACGAGATGAAGAAGGCCGCCAAGCTTCTCTACGAGACGAGGCCGACGGCGGTTTCCCTGCCGAACGCGCTCCGTTACGTCATGCACCGCGGTAAAGTGGCGTACGCCGGCGGGGCGGACCTTGAACAGCTCAAATTCATAGTCATAAACGCCGCGAAGGAGTTCATCCACAACTCCGAGAAAGCTCTTGAGAGGATAGGCGAGATGGGAGCGAAGCGCATAGAGGACGGCGACGTCATAATGACCCACTGCCACAGCAAAGCAGCGATAAGCGTCATGAAGACCGCATGGGAGCAGGGCAAGGACATAAAGGTCATCGTCACCGAGACGAGGCCCAAGTGGCAGGGCAAGCTCACCGCTAAGGAGCTCGCAAGCTACGGCATCCCTGTCATCTACGTCGTGGACAGCGCCGCGAGGCACTACATGAAGATGACCGACAAGGTGGTCATGGGAGCGGACAGCATCACCGTCAACGGCGCGGTGATAAACAAGATCGGCACAGCTCTCATAGCCCTCACCGCCAAGGAGCACCGCGTCTGGACGATGATAGCTGCGGAAACCTACAAGTTCCACCCCGAGACGATGCTCGGCCAGCTGGTCGAGATAGAGATGCGCGACCCGCACGAAGTCATTCCGGAGGAGGAGCTCAAGACCTGGCCGGAGAACATCGAGGTCTGGAACCCGGCCTTCGACGTCACGCCGCCTGAGTACGTGGACGTCATCATCACCGAGCGCGGAATAATCCCGCCGAGCGCTGCCATAGACATCCTCAAGGAGGAGTTCGGCTGGGCCCTCAAGTACACCGAGCCCTGGGAGGACTGAGGCTCTTCTCCTTTTCTTCCACTTCGTTCCACCGATAGGGCTTAAAAGGGGTATGCCTTTTATACTTCGGAAACAAAAACTGAAAGGGTGATGATAATGAAAGCTTACGTAGCGGAGAACGTCAGGGGCATCTACGCCTTTGACGAGAGCGGTAATCTCATTGATCAGAGGGTCTTCTCCGGAAGGCCGGAAGCGAGCCTTGACAGGCTTCTGAAGGGCGAGCCAAGCGATGAGCTGGTTTCTTTCCTTGACGAGCTCATGGAGAGGGGCTACGACGAGTTCGTGGTGGAAGACTCCGAACTGGGAAGGGCGCTGAAGGAGCTCGGCTACAACGCAACCGCCGAGTTCCCGAACATCGCCGGAGAGAAGCTCCGCTCAAGCCCGGAGGAGTTCCTCGGCGAGAACTGGTTCGACGAGTACTTTGGGGTTGGCGTTGCCCTGACCAGGCTCCGCATACAGGAGCAGAGCGGCGCGCGCGACAAGATGATAATCCAGGCCATCGAGGCCCTCGACGACATAGACAAGGTCACCAACCTCCTCGTCTCCAGGCTGAGGGAGTGGTACGGTCTGCACTTCCCCGAGCTCGATGAGATTCTGCCAAGGCACGAGCAGTACGTGGCTTTCGTCAAGACCGTTGGCTCGAGGGACAACGTCAGCGAGGAGAGGCTCAGGAGCCTTGGCTTCCCGGATTCCAAGGTGGAGAAGATACTGAAGGCTGCGGAGACATCCATGGGTGCTCCGCTCGGTAAGTTCGACAGCGACATCATAATGAAGCTGGCCAGCGAGATAAACGACCTCTACAAGCTCAGGAAGGAGATAGAGGACTACCTGGAGACGGCCATGGACGAGGTCGCACCGAACCTGAAGGCTTTAGTCGGCGCCAAGCTAGCCGCTCGCCTTATGAGCCTCGCTGGAGGCCTCAAGGAGCTCGCCATAATGCCAGCATCGACCATACAGGTTCTCGGTGCCGAGAAGGCGCTCTTCAGGCACCTGAGGAGCGGTGCCAAGCCGCCGAAGCACGGCGTCATCTTCCAGTACCCGGCCATAAACCGCTCGCCGTGGTGGCAGAGGGGTAAGATCGCGAGGGCTTTGGCAGGAAAGCTCGCCATAGCTGCCAGGGTTGACTACTTCTCCGGCGAGTACATAGCTGAGGAGCTGAAGCAGGAGATAGAGCAGCGCATCCAGGAAATAAAGCAGAAGTATCCGAACCCGCCCAAGAGGAAGGCCAAGCCCGAAAAGAAGAAGAAAAAGAAGAAGTTCAAGGGCAAGGAGAAGAAGGGCAAGGGCTTTGGCGGTAAGAAGAAGGAGAAAGCCGGAAAGGGTAAGAAGGGCGAGAAAGGCGGAAAGAAAAAGAAGAAGGGCGGCAAGAGGTGAGGTAGATGAGGATTAAGAAGCACAAGTTCCCCGGCGTTTACGTCTTCGTTGATGAGGACGGCAGCGAGAAGATAGCCACCAAGAACCTCGTTCCGGGCCAGAAGGTCTACGGCGAGAGGCTGATAAAGTCCGAGGGTGAGGAGTACAGGATATGGAACCCGAGCAGGTCGAAGCTCGGTGCGGCCATACTGAACGGTCTCAAGAACTTCCCGATAAAGCCGGGCTCAAAGGTCCTCTACCTCGGAGTCGCGAGCGGAACCACCGCCAGCCATGTCAGCGACGTCGTGGGCTGGGAGGGCAAGGTTTTTGGCGTTGAGTTCTCCCCGCGCGTCCTGAGGGAGCTGGTGCCCCTCGTGGAGGAGCGCAGGAACCTCGTCCCGATACTCGGCGACGCCACCAAGCCAGAAGGCTACCGCGCGCTCGTGCCGAAGGTTGACGTTATCTTTGAGGACGTTGCCCAGCCGACCCAGGCGAAGATACTCATAGACAACGCCAGGGTCTTCCTGAAGAGCGGCGGCTACGCCATGATAAGCGTCAAGAGCAGGAGCATCGACGTCACGAAGGAGCCCGAGCAGGTCTTCAAGGAGGTCGAGAAGGAGCTTTCTGAGTACTTCGAGGTCGTTGAGAGGCTTTCGCTTGAACCCTACGAGAAGGACCACGCGCTGTTCGTTGTGAGGAAGCCGTGAGGTGGTGTGTACCTACCCCTCTCCCTTTCTAATTGAACTTTTTTTGAGATCTTTAAAGGAGTGGAAAGAAATAAAATTCTTATTACCCACGCCTTTTGAGAATGGGGATTAGTGCAAGAGCAATTATCAGCGCAGGCCCGCAGATGCCGTTGTCATTGTTGGAGTCGGTTGTCGTGGTCTTGTTCTCGAATTGAACAGTGATTCCTACAGTTTCCCCTGCTTCGAGAGTTACGTTCATTACGTACTCTTTGTAACCATTCTTGGATATCGTCAGTGAATGAGTTCCTGGAGAGAGTTCGAGCGTTAAAGGCGTCGTTCCCCTGTATTTTCCGTTAATGTAAACATCAGCCCCGGAAGGATTGGAGGATACTTTGAACGTTGCAGGGATTGCAGATAATGTGGCCTCAACTTTAGTCGTTTTTCCAAGTTCGATATTTATTGTTTTCGTGTACTCCTTGTAATCTTCCATCTTGACTTTAATCGTATGCTCTCCCAAGGGAAGCTTATGATCAGTTATCGGAGTCGTCCCAAGGTAGTCTTCATCAACGTAAACCTCAGCACCTGGAGGGTTGGAGTAAGCGTCCAAATAACCAAACTTTGGCGTTAACGTTGCCGAGATGGTCTTCGTCTCTCCAGTTTCAAGGGTCACATTCACCGTATAGTCCTCGTAGTTAGTCCTAGAAAGCTCCACTGTGTAATTGCCGGAAGAGAGTTCAAGCGTTAGGGGAGTTGTTCCTCTGTACTTGCCGTTAATATAAACCTTCGCCCCAGAAGGTTCTGAAGAGACTTTCAGAGTAGTTTGCGGCCATTGTGTCTCCACAGTTGCCTCCGTGTTATGAACCTCAGCGTTCGAGGTGTTGATATTAACATTTGGTATTCCCCCTTGAGGATTAATCCACTCCACTTCAGCGTTACTGTCATGCACTTCTAGGGTTGCATTTTTCCATCCCCAGCCAGAATATTCTGGCGCTTCATCCACGTTAAACCTTGCGACGAGAAAATTTCCGCCAACTAAAACTGTAGTCCCATCAGGGAGAATCTTAATATCCTCTCCTCCTACCCGCTTAGCCCACTTGAGCTTTCCGTCTGGGTTCAATCTTAGTAAATCACTTCCAACCACAATAATATCCTCATTCGGTGCAAGGACGACCGCATAAGCAATGTCTTGATAATTTCCACTGTAGGTTTTCTGCCATCTTGCGTTGCCGTTGGAATCAAGCCTAAGAACCCATGTGGCACCACTAGAATCACCAAAGCTGCGGGTATGCCCTGCCACAATTATGTCCCTGTTCTCAGCAATGGCAACTGCATTAGCCACATCTGAAAGTCTACCTGAGTAGGTTTTCTGCCATTTTATATTACCCGTAGAATCAAGGCTGAGAACGGAAACATCCCCACCGGCATTACCCACCACAATAATATCCTTATTTGGATCCAGAGCAACCTCAGTAGCCCACTCTTCACCACTTCCTCCGTAAGTTTTTTGCCAGTTCACATTACCACCAGAATCAAGTCTGAGGACCCAAATATCGCTCATCCCAGCCCCGAAGCTTCTAGTGCCTCCAGCCGCAATTATGTCCCCGTTCGAAGCTATTGCAACCGCTCTACCCCAATCTGAGTTCCGGCCACCATAAGTTTTTTGCCATTTCACATGACCTTCCTTGTCTAAACGGAGAACCCACAGATCGCTCTTTCCAGCGCCGAAGCTTGTATCACCCACTACAATTATATCCCCGTTCTCGGCAATGGCAACTGCATGGGCCCTATCCCAACCTTTTCCTCCGTACGTCTTCTGCCATTTCACATTACCCTTGGAATCAAGCCTGAGGACCCAAACGTCGTAACTGCCAGCGCCGAAGCTTTCGGTATAACCCACTACAATAATATCCCCATTGTCGGCGATTGAAACAGCACGCGCATAATCTTTGGCATATCCTTCGTATGTCTTGGCCCAATATTCTGTGGTTTCAGCGTTGACACTCCCTGACGTTATCATCAGCGCCCCTAGAATGAGGGCAATCTCAATCAATACAAGAATTTTTTTCATTTTTGCACCTCGAGACGACATTAAACAAGTGTGCCTTTAATCACACTCACTTAATTATGCTCATACGGTGCTAATAGTCTTTTCCATCGCTAATCGTCGAAAAAACCTTTCACTTTCACCGAAAGACTTTTATAACTCGCTCATGAACCTTAGGCGAAGTTACGTTCAACTTTTGTAGGTGATGCCCCATGAAAAAGCTCCTGAAGCCAAGGCGCGAAGTCGGCATCGTCGGCTACGGTGCCTACGTCCCGA encodes the following:
- a CDS encoding ribose 1,5-bisphosphate isomerase codes for the protein MPVVNEVLEIAQEIKDMRIRGAGKIGRYAAYALQIQAEKSAATDVDAFWDEMKKAAKLLYETRPTAVSLPNALRYVMHRGKVAYAGGADLEQLKFIVINAAKEFIHNSEKALERIGEMGAKRIEDGDVIMTHCHSKAAISVMKTAWEQGKDIKVIVTETRPKWQGKLTAKELASYGIPVIYVVDSAARHYMKMTDKVVMGADSITVNGAVINKIGTALIALTAKEHRVWTMIAAETYKFHPETMLGQLVEIEMRDPHEVIPEEELKTWPENIEVWNPAFDVTPPEYVDVIITERGIIPPSAAIDILKEEFGWALKYTEPWED
- a CDS encoding hypothetical protein (functions along with aFIB and aL7a; guides 2'-O-methylation of ribose to specific sites in RNAs), yielding MKAYVAENVRGIYAFDESGNLIDQRVFSGRPEASLDRLLKGEPSDELVSFLDELMERGYDEFVVEDSELGRALKELGYNATAEFPNIAGEKLRSSPEEFLGENWFDEYFGVGVALTRLRIQEQSGARDKMIIQAIEALDDIDKVTNLLVSRLREWYGLHFPELDEILPRHEQYVAFVKTVGSRDNVSEERLRSLGFPDSKVEKILKAAETSMGAPLGKFDSDIIMKLASEINDLYKLRKEIEDYLETAMDEVAPNLKALVGAKLAARLMSLAGGLKELAIMPASTIQVLGAEKALFRHLRSGAKPPKHGVIFQYPAINRSPWWQRGKIARALAGKLAIAARVDYFSGEYIAEELKQEIEQRIQEIKQKYPNPPKRKAKPEKKKKKKKFKGKEKKGKGFGGKKKEKAGKGKKGEKGGKKKKKGGKR
- a CDS encoding fibrillarin-like rRNA/tRNA 2'-O-methyltransferase, which gives rise to MRIKKHKFPGVYVFVDEDGSEKIATKNLVPGQKVYGERLIKSEGEEYRIWNPSRSKLGAAILNGLKNFPIKPGSKVLYLGVASGTTASHVSDVVGWEGKVFGVEFSPRVLRELVPLVEERRNLVPILGDATKPEGYRALVPKVDVIFEDVAQPTQAKILIDNARVFLKSGGYAMISVKSRSIDVTKEPEQVFKEVEKELSEYFEVVERLSLEPYEKDHALFVVRKP
- a CDS encoding PEGA domain-containing protein → MKKILVLIEIALILGALMITSGSVNAETTEYWAKTYEGYAKDYARAVSIADNGDIIVVGYTESFGAGSYDVWVLRLDSKGNVKWQKTYGGKGWDRAHAVAIAENGDIIVVGDTSFGAGKSDLWVLRLDKEGHVKWQKTYGGRNSDWGRAVAIASNGDIIAAGGTRSFGAGMSDIWVLRLDSGGNVNWQKTYGGSGEEWATEVALDPNKDIIVVGNAGGDVSVLSLDSTGNIKWQKTYSGRLSDVANAVAIAENRDIIVAGHTRSFGDSSGATWVLRLDSNGNARWQKTYSGNYQDIAYAVVLAPNEDIIVVGSDLLRLNPDGKLKWAKRVGGEDIKILPDGTTVLVGGNFLVARFNVDEAPEYSGWGWKNATLEVHDSNAEVEWINPQGGIPNVNINTSNAEVHNTEATVETQWPQTTLKVSSEPSGAKVYINGKYRGTTPLTLELSSGNYTVELSRTNYEDYTVNVTLETGETKTISATLTPKFGYLDAYSNPPGAEVYVDEDYLGTTPITDHKLPLGEHTIKVKMEDYKEYTKTINIELGKTTKVEATLSAIPATFKVSSNPSGADVYINGKYRGTTPLTLELSPGTHSLTISKNGYKEYVMNVTLEAGETVGITVQFENKTTTTDSNNDNGICGPALIIALALIPILKRRG